In the genome of Telluria mixta, the window GTTCGCGGCGAGGGCGTCGTCCAGCTGGCGCCGTGCGGGTGCATCGTTGCGCAGGCGGGCGTCGAGGAAGCGTTCGACCATGCGCGCCATCGCACCATAGGCCTGGGCCGATTGCGCGCGCGTGCGCTTGCCGAAGGCGGCGTCCGGCGCCATGCGCAGCGACCAGGACGAGAAATCCATGTGGCTCGCGGCGTCCAGCGTGGCGAGATACACGTCGGCATAGCGCATGCGCGCCAGCAGTTCGGAGCCGATGGCGCCTTCGTCCTGCAGGCGCGTCATGTACAGCAGCGGGATGCCCAGGCGTTCCGGCGTGACGTAGCCCGCGGCGCGCGGGCCGCCGTTCACGTAGTCGTAGGCGGCACGCAGCGAACCGTCCAGCGTGACGAGGGCGCGGATGCGGTCGTCGCGGGCCGCGGCCAGCACGCTCGCGAGGCTGCCCCAGCTGTGGCCGACGACGGCGATGCGGTTCGTGTCCGCCTGCGCCAGCGTTTGCGCGTAGCCGACGAGGAAGCCGATGTCGTCCGCCTGCGCTTCGGCGCCCTCCAGGCTTGCGGTCATCGTGTGCGAGCGCAGGCCCAGCGACGGCGTCGCGATCACGATGTAGCCGTGGCTCGCGAGGTATTCGCACAGGTCCACGTTCTCGATGGCATAGGCGCTGTGGCTCGGCGCGTAGATCACGATGGGGAATTTACCCGGGCGCTCGGGGCATCGCGCAGTGCACGCACGGGACTGGCCAGGTCGCGCTGGACTTCCGCAGGCCGCGTCTCGACGAGCGCGTCGGTGGCGCGGCGCACCTGGTCCGGCATGCGG includes:
- a CDS encoding tetratricopeptide repeat protein, giving the protein MIYAPSHSAYAIENVDLCEYLASHGYIVIATPSLGLRSHTMTASLEGAEAQADDIGFLVGYAQTLAQADTNRIAVVGHSWGSLASVLAAARDDRIRALVTLDGSLRAAYDYVNGGPRAAGYVTPERLGIPLLYMTRLQDEGAIGSELLARMRYADVYLATLDAASHMDFSSWSLRMAPDAAFGKRTRAQSAQAYGAMARMVERFLDARLRNDAPARRQLDDALAANRPPAGFVSFAIKRATGTPPTLDTFLEQLGQQGFEHIAAIYDRLHAQNPDLALDPLQTHDWGMKLLRERRAADAMQVFRLGVKLYPERFDFLYDGLGQAYEATGERDAAIANYRQALALEPGQAHARERLGALGVQ